From Deltaproteobacteria bacterium:
CAAAAGAAAATCCAACCACGCTTATGTCCAAAAATTGGCAGACTAAAACGATCTAGTATAGGTGCCCAGACAAACTTAAAAGCATAGGGTGCCTGCGCCAAAGTAACTAACCCGATGGTTTTAATATCGATGCCAGCTGTTGCTAGCCATGCTGGTACACAAACAAGCACCAAACCAAGGGGGGCACCTGATGAAAGTGAAAGCAGGGTTACTGCGCCAAAACGCCAACTTTTTGCTGCATTAGCTATGCTGTCGATCGTGTTTGTACGATTTTTGGCCATTGGCACCCAATACATGGGCTTGTAGGTATTGGGCCAGAAAATAATAACTTGTTTTTTTATTTGAACAATGCGACGTCAAAGAGCGTCAAAGTGACATAAATATTGGTATTGGTGTTACATAAGTGTTATCGAAAGCTAAATAAATGAGCATGCAACAACAAACAACAGTTTGCCCAAATATAAATATCGATAGTGATATCGATGATGTGACTTTTAGCTCTTCCCAACCTAGCGCTAGCATTTTTAAAATTGAAATTGCTCGATTAGCTCGATCGCAACTAAGTTCTCTGATTGCCACAGGTGTTGATTTTGCTATTGTAGCATTATTACTATCGCTACGGGTGCATTATCTGATTGCAGCTGTTTTAGGTGTATTAATCGGTGCAGGTATTGATTTTTCAATTAAAAAATGGTGGGCATTTGCTGCTCGTGGCGGCATGTTGCATCGGCAAATGCTGCGTTACGCAATGGTAAGCGCTACCTCGGCAGGGTTAAATGCGTTAATTGCATATATCTTAGTTGATGGTTTGCAAATGCAAGAATTTACAGGTGTAGCAATTGCAGCTGCAATTGTAGGCATTGCATGGAATTACCCAATGCAACGTTTTCATGTTTTTGCTGGCGCGTTTAAGACTGTAGCAGCCAAGTAACGCTATGTTAACCGGGTCTGGTATTGGTTAATAGATAGTCGGTGTTATTTAGGTGTTGTTTTTATTATTAATTAGTTAGGATATATGGGGATGAAAACTATTTTATTGCTGAGTTTATTAATCACCACCACGGCACAAGCTGAACGGATCAAAATTGCCGTGCTACCTACGCAATATGATAAAATCAGTGCGAAATTA
This genomic window contains:
- a CDS encoding GtrA family protein, whose amino-acid sequence is MSMQQQTTVCPNINIDSDIDDVTFSSSQPSASIFKIEIARLARSQLSSLIATGVDFAIVALLLSLRVHYLIAAVLGVLIGAGIDFSIKKWWAFAARGGMLHRQMLRYAMVSATSAGLNALIAYILVDGLQMQEFTGVAIAAAIVGIAWNYPMQRFHVFAGAFKTVAAK